In Symmachiella dynata, the following are encoded in one genomic region:
- a CDS encoding creatininase family protein, which produces MSSRAETEYRYEKLTWPEINDAVDLGKVCIIPVGAVEQHGPHLPLDVDLVCPGGVAHGAGQEMTDKILVLPTIPYGYTGHVMDFPGTINTHYETFIRQVLDVTKSLAYHGFKKIILLNGHGSNMPNLDLAARRTNLETDAECVLAAWWQLLTVDPEFIPSWRESKFPGGCAHAGELETSMYMYLDGDNVRTDLIKNGVISFNEEESPFNWVDVFSAGPATLVSWTSSYSDTGVLGEAELATAEKGERVYREAVKQLCAFVNYFGPRPKDQRGRHQRHAPTMPLPWGQRPIED; this is translated from the coding sequence ATGTCTAGCCGCGCTGAAACCGAGTACCGCTACGAAAAATTGACCTGGCCCGAAATCAATGATGCGGTCGATCTTGGTAAGGTCTGTATCATTCCCGTCGGCGCGGTCGAACAGCATGGTCCGCATTTGCCGTTGGACGTCGATTTGGTCTGCCCCGGTGGGGTTGCTCACGGTGCCGGCCAAGAAATGACGGATAAAATCCTGGTCCTGCCCACGATCCCCTATGGCTACACCGGGCACGTGATGGATTTTCCTGGAACGATCAACACGCACTACGAGACGTTCATCCGCCAAGTGCTCGACGTCACGAAGTCGCTGGCGTACCACGGCTTTAAGAAAATCATTCTGCTCAACGGGCATGGTTCGAATATGCCCAACTTGGATCTTGCGGCGCGGCGCACCAATCTGGAGACCGATGCGGAATGTGTGCTGGCGGCTTGGTGGCAATTGCTCACCGTCGATCCGGAGTTCATTCCCAGTTGGCGGGAAAGCAAGTTCCCGGGTGGTTGCGCCCATGCGGGTGAACTCGAAACATCGATGTATATGTATTTGGACGGCGATAACGTCCGCACGGACTTGATTAAGAATGGCGTCATTTCCTTCAACGAAGAAGAGAGCCCCTTTAACTGGGTCGACGTCTTCTCCGCCGGTCCGGCGACGCTTGTGTCTTGGACGAGCAGTTACTCCGACACCGGCGTGTTGGGCGAAGCGGAATTGGCCACTGCAGAAAAAGGGGAGCGGGTGTATCGCGAAGCGGTCAAACAACTCTGCGCCTTCGTGAACTACTTCGGCCCACGCCCCAAAGACCAACGCGGCCGCCACCAACGCCACGCCCCCACGATGCCGCTCCCGTGGGGACAACGCCCGATTGAGGATTGA
- a CDS encoding sulfotransferase family protein: MQKTIVVLGMHRSATSLVACGLHQEISMGDDLLPASGSNPRGHFEDRHFVRMNDRILSAAGGSWDRPPSRQGILGVGERFSDQIQSTLDLASSGKEIWGFKDPRTTLTVPLYLPFLQNPHFVCCFRDPDQVARSLQRRNGFPLEKGLRLAAIYNRRLLTFLSDFTGQWHEPPSGS; the protein is encoded by the coding sequence ATGCAAAAAACGATCGTTGTGCTGGGAATGCATCGTTCGGCGACATCGCTGGTCGCTTGTGGACTTCATCAAGAAATCAGCATGGGGGATGACCTCCTGCCGGCCAGCGGTTCGAATCCTCGTGGTCATTTCGAGGATCGGCATTTTGTGCGGATGAATGATCGCATCTTGTCGGCGGCCGGCGGTAGTTGGGACCGTCCCCCATCACGGCAAGGGATTCTCGGGGTGGGGGAGCGGTTTTCGGATCAAATCCAGTCGACGCTCGACCTAGCGTCCAGCGGCAAGGAGATCTGGGGGTTCAAAGATCCGCGAACGACGCTGACGGTGCCCCTCTATCTGCCATTTTTGCAGAACCCGCATTTCGTCTGCTGTTTCCGCGATCCGGATCAGGTGGCGAGATCGCTTCAGCGCCGCAACGGATTTCCTTTGGAAAAAGGGCTGCGGCTGGCGGCGATTTACAACCGGCGGTTGCTGACGTTCCTGAGCGACTTTACTGGACAATGGCATGAGCCACCCAGCGGCTCATAA
- a CDS encoding M24 family metallopeptidase: MTQIANEMPPNNVANEMPLQELDREQDVRNKHDLVKELLKANGWDALLLQKPCNFSWLTSGGDSSGRGMGQPLAALFITPDSRLVIANNCNSPQIFEEEIPQLGFSLKERPWTEPPHVLLDDLCRGRKVASDTGDRETIDASAEIRNLRLQLTSLERARMRIVGRHVTHAVEATARTLELGQTEAEIAGQLSHRLVHRQVTPLQMQVMVDGRGERHRHWSYSGDPLRKSCVLSAVGSRWGVCVAATRTVCFGQPSNSLTEAYQAAAMVEATGIFFSRPETLASKLFGRISRIYEKFGYEREWRLCDQGEIIGYQACELSISSTNHIPLTANMALHLHPTIGPAKLGDTILIAENGYEPLRPMEGWPQLGVSVKGVSIECPDMLVREH, from the coding sequence ATGACTCAGATCGCAAACGAAATGCCGCCAAACAATGTTGCAAATGAAATGCCTCTGCAGGAATTGGACCGCGAACAGGATGTGCGAAACAAGCACGACTTGGTCAAAGAACTGCTCAAAGCCAATGGATGGGATGCATTGTTACTCCAAAAACCGTGCAACTTTTCTTGGCTGACTTCTGGTGGTGACAGCTCTGGACGTGGTATGGGGCAACCGTTGGCCGCCCTCTTTATTACACCCGATTCCCGGTTGGTCATCGCCAACAATTGCAACTCGCCACAAATTTTTGAGGAAGAGATTCCGCAACTTGGGTTCAGCCTCAAAGAACGTCCCTGGACCGAACCTCCGCACGTGTTACTCGATGACCTCTGCCGTGGACGCAAAGTCGCCAGCGATACCGGGGATCGCGAGACGATTGATGCATCGGCCGAGATTCGTAATCTGCGATTGCAGTTAACCAGTTTAGAACGAGCGCGGATGCGGATCGTGGGGCGGCATGTGACGCATGCTGTCGAAGCAACGGCGCGGACACTTGAATTGGGGCAAACCGAGGCTGAAATTGCCGGCCAATTGTCCCACCGCTTGGTGCACCGGCAGGTCACCCCCCTGCAAATGCAAGTCATGGTCGATGGTCGTGGCGAACGTCATCGACACTGGAGTTACAGCGGTGATCCGTTGCGCAAATCGTGTGTGCTCTCCGCAGTCGGTTCGCGTTGGGGAGTCTGCGTCGCTGCGACGCGCACGGTCTGTTTTGGCCAACCGTCGAATTCCCTCACCGAGGCGTACCAAGCCGCGGCTATGGTCGAGGCAACCGGTATTTTCTTTTCACGGCCCGAGACCTTGGCCAGCAAACTCTTCGGCCGTATCAGCCGCATCTACGAAAAATTCGGCTACGAACGGGAATGGCGACTCTGCGATCAGGGGGAAATCATTGGCTATCAAGCCTGCGAATTGTCAATCTCCTCCACCAATCACATCCCGCTGACGGCCAACATGGCTCTACATTTGCATCCAACGATCGGTCCAGCCAAATTGGGCGATACGATTTTGATCGCCGAAAACGGGTATGAACCGCTGCGCCCCATGGAAGGCTGGCCCCAATTGGGCGTCTCTGTCAAAGGGGTCTCGATCGAATGCCCCGACATGCTGGTCCGCGAACACTAG
- a CDS encoding response regulator, which translates to MKTILLVDDSRAVRLAGRRIMAAIGLDVLEAEHGEEALNMVREHEVDVVLLDWNMPIMNGLEFLKALRADNELPQPTVIMCTTENDMERIIEAMQAGANEYVMKPFTEDIVRGKLQETGVLEIA; encoded by the coding sequence ATGAAAACGATACTTCTTGTGGATGACTCACGCGCCGTGCGTTTGGCAGGGCGACGTATTATGGCGGCCATCGGGCTGGATGTGCTTGAAGCCGAGCATGGCGAAGAAGCACTGAATATGGTTCGCGAACATGAGGTGGACGTAGTTCTGTTGGATTGGAATATGCCCATTATGAACGGGCTGGAGTTCCTCAAGGCTCTGCGAGCGGACAACGAACTGCCGCAACCGACAGTCATTATGTGTACCACCGAGAACGACATGGAACGCATCATCGAAGCCATGCAGGCGGGCGCGAATGAATATGTCATGAAACCATTCACGGAAGATATCGTACGTGGAAAACTACAAGAGACCGGCGTGCTCGAAATTGCTTAA
- a CDS encoding CheR family methyltransferase gives MNANDYDYLTKFLVESSGLALGNGKEYLLEARLTPLAQSFGMSDIPELVVELRRGRDSRLSTAVTESMTTNETSFFRDITPFEEMKTQLLPALINARRETRRLRIWCAAASTGQELYSLLMLIDDSFPELQSWNIEIVGTDIAEKMLKRSQEAIYSQFEVQRGLTTPLLIKNFEQVPQGWRIKDNLRNRVQWKQQNLLDDFAHLGPFDLIVCRNVLIYFEVAHKRNVLERMRNQLAQDGNLILGAAESIVGITDQFERFSECRSAVYVPR, from the coding sequence ATGAACGCCAACGATTATGATTACCTGACGAAATTCTTAGTCGAATCTTCAGGTTTGGCATTGGGCAACGGAAAAGAATACTTGTTGGAAGCGCGGTTGACTCCGTTGGCGCAAAGTTTCGGGATGTCCGACATCCCTGAATTGGTCGTCGAACTCCGCCGCGGACGCGACTCACGTCTCTCAACGGCCGTCACAGAATCGATGACGACCAACGAAACGTCGTTCTTTCGCGATATTACTCCCTTCGAGGAAATGAAAACACAACTGTTACCCGCCTTAATCAACGCGCGGCGGGAAACGCGACGCCTACGGATCTGGTGTGCGGCAGCATCCACCGGCCAAGAACTCTATTCACTACTGATGCTCATCGACGACTCGTTTCCGGAATTGCAGTCCTGGAATATTGAAATCGTCGGCACCGATATCGCGGAAAAAATGCTCAAGCGGTCACAGGAAGCGATCTATTCACAGTTCGAAGTGCAACGCGGGTTGACGACTCCACTGTTGATCAAAAATTTTGAACAGGTTCCGCAGGGTTGGCGGATCAAGGACAACTTGAGAAACCGCGTTCAATGGAAGCAACAAAACCTGTTGGACGATTTCGCTCACCTGGGGCCGTTCGACCTGATCGTCTGCCGCAATGTGTTGATCTACTTTGAAGTCGCGCACAAACGCAACGTGCTGGAACGCATGCGGAATCAACTGGCTCAGGACGGAAATCTCATCCTAGGTGCCGCTGAGAGCATCGTTGGCATCACCGATCAATTCGAACGCTTCAGCGAATGCCGCTCAGCCGTCTATGTGCCCCGCTAA
- a CDS encoding polysaccharide biosynthesis/export family protein has product MMNPLRAGDRAQCVAALLLPTLALLACSGCRMFEAPVAGAAQPALNWFANFSNDDAQMSPPLDINSIRPTPQTAPVQPGDLLEITVSNLFQPEEPHTFPARIHTDGSLEIPLLGQPVVTGLTRADIEKGLKDEYQRRELLVNPTVIVRELEVPRVKVYVEGAVERPGIIALPREDASVYSALVSAGLKTNAGGQISVARPLNLQATAPIAETAALFALADETLDPIPGETPGGAVNPLSLESETMSEDPLEMAADQIAPAIAAAPEVNAVAGDQPQSGSPGTEYEIIWFDAQREEDRRALIELQLGEGDIVGVSELVPPIKVLGSVQNPGAFNIPNSNDITLLDAVRLAGGVKDEGNALKITLIRMNETGWPGRNWSRSWAELEANPQQSPAIQPGDVIHVERPAGSKLKQTVEGWLSK; this is encoded by the coding sequence ATGATGAATCCATTACGCGCAGGCGACCGCGCCCAATGCGTTGCGGCCCTCCTGCTGCCGACATTAGCCCTCCTGGCCTGCTCCGGGTGTCGGATGTTTGAAGCACCGGTTGCCGGCGCTGCGCAGCCCGCGCTCAATTGGTTTGCCAATTTCAGTAACGACGACGCACAAATGTCGCCACCGCTGGATATCAATTCCATTCGCCCCACACCACAGACCGCCCCAGTCCAACCGGGGGATCTGTTGGAAATCACCGTCTCAAATCTGTTCCAGCCGGAAGAGCCGCATACGTTCCCGGCCCGGATTCACACGGACGGTAGCTTAGAAATTCCGTTATTGGGCCAACCGGTCGTCACGGGACTGACCCGCGCCGACATCGAAAAAGGCCTGAAAGATGAATATCAGCGCCGTGAACTGCTGGTGAATCCGACCGTGATTGTTCGGGAACTGGAAGTGCCGCGCGTCAAAGTCTATGTCGAAGGAGCGGTCGAACGCCCCGGCATCATCGCCCTGCCCCGCGAAGATGCCAGCGTCTATTCGGCACTGGTTTCGGCGGGACTGAAGACAAACGCCGGCGGTCAAATCTCCGTAGCACGACCGCTCAACCTCCAGGCAACGGCGCCCATTGCGGAAACGGCGGCCTTGTTTGCATTAGCTGACGAGACACTCGATCCAATCCCAGGGGAGACACCCGGTGGAGCCGTCAATCCACTCTCCTTGGAATCAGAAACTATGAGTGAAGATCCCTTGGAAATGGCCGCGGATCAGATTGCTCCTGCAATTGCTGCGGCCCCAGAGGTCAACGCGGTTGCTGGTGATCAACCACAATCTGGTTCACCGGGAACGGAATATGAAATCATCTGGTTCGATGCCCAACGCGAAGAGGATCGCCGGGCGTTGATTGAACTCCAACTGGGTGAAGGGGATATCGTCGGCGTCAGCGAATTGGTGCCCCCCATTAAAGTCTTGGGTTCGGTCCAAAACCCCGGAGCATTCAATATCCCCAATAGCAATGACATCACATTGCTGGATGCCGTGCGATTGGCCGGTGGGGTCAAGGACGAAGGGAACGCTCTGAAAATCACGTTGATACGGATGAATGAAACGGGTTGGCCCGGTCGCAATTGGTCGCGATCGTGGGCGGAACTGGAAGCGAATCCACAACAATCTCCGGCCATTCAACCGGGCGATGTGATTCACGTCGAGCGTCCGGCCGGAAGTAAGCTTAAGCAAACAGTCGAGGGATGGTTGAGCAAATGA
- a CDS encoding 3-keto-disaccharide hydrolase, with protein sequence MKYSHSQRRAGISALLCALLLGGGVWVQDLAADDDNSETGWIEIFSGKDLNGWTKKTGDWKIVGDVPLNPDNPKAFAPKPGTGVMVNGKGGRDTNIFTKKKHGDVQAHIEFTVPKGSNSGVYFQGRYEVQVFDSYGVKEAESSDCGGIYKRYNEKESYGFEGHAPRLNASLPPGEWQMFDVTFRAPRFDESGKKIEDAKFIKVVHNGKVIHENVTTTGPTRAAAFSDEKPLGPLMIQGDHGPVAYRNIRIKPIKLD encoded by the coding sequence ATGAAATATTCGCATTCCCAACGCCGCGCGGGCATCTCCGCCTTACTGTGTGCTCTGCTGCTGGGCGGAGGGGTTTGGGTGCAAGACCTAGCCGCTGACGATGACAATTCGGAAACGGGTTGGATTGAGATTTTTTCCGGCAAGGATTTAAACGGGTGGACGAAAAAGACCGGGGATTGGAAAATCGTCGGCGATGTGCCGCTCAATCCCGACAACCCCAAAGCCTTCGCCCCGAAGCCCGGCACGGGAGTGATGGTCAATGGCAAGGGTGGTCGCGACACGAATATCTTCACCAAGAAAAAACATGGCGATGTGCAGGCGCACATCGAATTCACCGTCCCCAAAGGCTCCAACTCGGGGGTCTATTTTCAAGGGCGGTACGAAGTGCAGGTCTTTGACAGCTACGGCGTGAAAGAGGCCGAGTCGAGCGACTGTGGTGGGATCTATAAACGGTACAATGAAAAAGAGAGCTACGGTTTCGAAGGGCACGCGCCGCGATTGAATGCCAGTTTACCGCCGGGGGAATGGCAAATGTTCGATGTGACGTTTCGCGCACCACGATTTGATGAAAGCGGCAAAAAAATTGAAGATGCCAAATTCATCAAAGTGGTCCACAACGGAAAAGTGATTCACGAAAACGTGACGACCACCGGCCCGACCCGCGCAGCTGCCTTTTCAGATGAAAAACCACTCGGCCCGTTGATGATTCAGGGAGACCACGGCCCAGTCGCCTACCGCAACATCCGCATCAAACCCATTAAATTGGATTAG
- a CDS encoding lysophospholipid acyltransferase family protein: MAAKWTLAFYMTIAIMTLFVQGARWPDGWHAWALAIVNRFYVRAFFHFRTNRPCPFPTDGPAIIIANHSSPMDPMFVWVGRRQIIGFMMAREYYEVKFLHWIAVAMQSIPVQRNGKDLAPTRAALRRLKDGKLLGVFPEGGINRERDLKAGNPGMAWLAVRSQVPVYPVYIQNSPGGETMIDPFYNFGPVTVYYGDPIDLSAYYDRKPTQEVLQEVTDIMMARIAELGGVGYTSCTSTT, encoded by the coding sequence ATGGCCGCCAAGTGGACGTTGGCCTTCTATATGACGATTGCGATCATGACGTTATTCGTTCAGGGTGCGCGGTGGCCGGATGGTTGGCATGCCTGGGCACTTGCGATTGTCAATCGATTTTATGTCCGCGCATTTTTTCACTTTCGCACAAATCGCCCTTGTCCGTTTCCCACGGATGGGCCGGCGATCATCATTGCCAATCATAGTTCCCCGATGGATCCGATGTTCGTCTGGGTGGGACGCCGCCAGATCATCGGATTTATGATGGCTCGCGAATACTATGAAGTAAAATTTTTGCATTGGATCGCCGTCGCCATGCAGTCCATTCCGGTCCAACGCAACGGCAAGGACCTTGCTCCCACGCGTGCCGCTTTGCGGCGGTTGAAGGATGGCAAGCTGCTCGGGGTCTTTCCCGAAGGGGGCATCAATCGCGAACGAGACCTCAAGGCGGGAAACCCCGGTATGGCTTGGTTGGCTGTGCGATCTCAGGTGCCAGTCTATCCTGTCTATATTCAAAACTCGCCCGGCGGCGAAACCATGATCGATCCGTTTTATAACTTCGGCCCCGTGACCGTCTACTACGGCGATCCGATAGACCTCTCGGCGTACTACGACCGCAAACCGACACAAGAAGTACTGCAAGAAGTGACCGACATCATGATGGCCCGCATCGCGGAGTTAGGCGGAGTGGGGTATACGTCCTGCACATCGACGACGTGA
- a CDS encoding glycosyltransferase family 2 protein, which translates to MLVNLFYHVVGRPIRKVLFLGIHLLEALLLYARKAFHLHAKVMAILHDGRDAKWFWDSALDELQKYYRDVTIRVQRMPDQPKISIILPVYRVDPAIFRETLASVAMQCYTNWELCIVDDASGMPELQQMARDFATDYPGQVKFAINPTNVHISATSNRCIEMATGEYLALLDHDDRLTPNALAEMVRHINLNGQCDIFYSDERVIESDGKATFLVYCKPDWSPFFHLSCNYTTHLSLYRTALIREIGGFRVGFEGSQDHDLMMRAVEATERPIVHVPFCLYQWRAVETSTAKSADSKPYAAIAGVKAVNEACQRRGRPAEVQWEPESFHYRVRFELPAELPLVSILIPTKDQGESLQKCLESIFTSSTYPNFEVVLVDNATTQTAALDVMRQFQSAHPKQLRIERVDEPFNFASLNNRGAKIARGEYLVLLNNDTIVRTPDWIEEMLRLAQFPEVGAVGCKLLYPTGEIQHAGLELQDRRVANHSFKGFPENTTAYNNITKTVHEVSAITGACLMVAQEKYHEVGGLDEVYLPNGYGDVDFCLRLSQRGYEHVYTPYARLIHEESQSRGRATETFERQYMISKWGHQLMNDPYVNLNLNRDMTFSIDSEFPFIDPTGKDFQDLLQAHEAEQLQKRQTLSRAA; encoded by the coding sequence ATGTTGGTTAATCTGTTCTATCACGTCGTGGGGCGTCCAATTCGCAAGGTTCTGTTCTTGGGCATACATTTGCTCGAGGCCTTGCTCCTTTACGCAAGAAAAGCATTTCACCTCCATGCGAAGGTGATGGCTATTCTGCACGATGGTCGAGACGCCAAGTGGTTTTGGGACTCCGCGCTGGATGAATTGCAAAAGTATTATCGCGATGTGACCATCCGCGTGCAGAGGATGCCCGATCAGCCGAAAATCAGCATCATTTTGCCGGTCTATCGTGTCGACCCCGCGATCTTTCGCGAAACGCTCGCTTCGGTTGCCATGCAATGCTACACCAATTGGGAACTGTGTATCGTCGATGACGCTTCAGGGATGCCGGAATTGCAGCAGATGGCGCGTGATTTCGCCACCGATTATCCAGGGCAGGTGAAATTCGCGATAAATCCGACAAACGTGCACATTAGCGCAACCTCGAACCGGTGTATTGAGATGGCCACCGGGGAGTATTTGGCGCTGTTGGACCATGATGATCGGTTAACGCCCAATGCCTTGGCCGAGATGGTGCGGCACATCAACCTCAACGGTCAATGCGATATATTCTATTCCGACGAGCGTGTGATTGAGTCGGACGGTAAGGCGACATTTTTGGTGTATTGCAAACCGGATTGGTCGCCATTTTTTCACCTTTCCTGTAATTACACGACACACTTATCGCTGTATCGCACCGCGCTCATTCGCGAAATCGGCGGGTTTCGCGTTGGATTTGAGGGATCGCAGGATCACGACCTGATGATGCGGGCTGTCGAGGCGACCGAGCGACCGATCGTACACGTACCGTTTTGTCTCTACCAATGGCGGGCGGTTGAAACCAGCACCGCTAAATCGGCCGACAGCAAGCCGTATGCGGCAATCGCCGGCGTCAAAGCCGTGAACGAAGCCTGCCAGCGACGGGGACGTCCTGCCGAGGTGCAGTGGGAACCAGAATCATTTCACTACCGCGTACGATTCGAACTCCCCGCAGAGTTGCCGCTGGTCTCGATATTGATTCCGACCAAAGACCAAGGCGAGTCGCTACAGAAATGTTTGGAATCGATTTTCACCTCTTCGACTTATCCAAACTTCGAAGTCGTACTGGTGGATAACGCAACCACACAAACAGCCGCGCTTGATGTCATGCGGCAGTTTCAATCGGCGCACCCGAAACAGCTACGCATCGAACGTGTCGACGAGCCATTTAATTTTGCGAGCCTGAATAATCGCGGGGCTAAAATCGCGCGGGGCGAATACCTCGTCCTGCTGAACAACGATACCATCGTTCGGACGCCCGATTGGATCGAGGAGATGTTGCGACTCGCGCAATTCCCCGAGGTCGGGGCAGTGGGGTGCAAGTTGTTGTACCCCACCGGTGAAATTCAGCATGCCGGTTTGGAACTCCAAGACCGCAGGGTCGCCAATCACTCCTTCAAAGGGTTTCCTGAAAACACGACCGCGTATAACAACATCACCAAGACCGTCCACGAGGTCTCTGCAATCACCGGCGCGTGCTTAATGGTTGCTCAGGAGAAATATCATGAGGTGGGCGGCTTAGATGAAGTCTATTTGCCCAACGGGTATGGCGATGTCGATTTCTGCCTGCGACTATCCCAACGCGGCTACGAGCACGTTTACACACCTTACGCGAGGTTGATTCATGAGGAATCACAATCACGAGGCCGCGCCACCGAAACGTTTGAACGGCAATATATGATTAGCAAGTGGGGGCACCAACTGATGAACGACCCCTACGTGAATCTGAATCTCAATCGTGATATGACCTTCAGTATCGATTCCGAATTCCCCTTCATCGATCCGACCGGCAAGGATTTTCAAGATCTCCTGCAGGCACACGAAGCGGAGCAATTGCAGAAAAGGCAAACGTTGAGCCGCGCCGCTTGA
- a CDS encoding HDOD domain-containing protein, whose protein sequence is MSDNTHYDRQAINSVLDRVNELHSLPQVAISILNLTRDIDYDVREVVACLENDPGLAAKILRTINSSRYGLRREVTNLRQAVALLGQRSLRLVAMTFSLVDGLSRGSASRLCQEYWRRSISMATLSSRLAKRTELLDHNDAYSGGLLADLGVLVLAQVKQDEYVDMALKTPHGPELLRAEQDKYGFTHAQLGAQLLTRWGFPETLVQSTQNHHDDINNDNKLQLVTHAGCLMAEVLWTPDSPQFPAARKVLEERFNLTTDDIIDLVVGTKADVEFNAGLFGVTIDGEIDIEAIRQRAATKRTEVFAETAAELANQATQDEQEIIDAASTTEKRHLGTMVIKLYRDSDPMRTGIICEFENISPSHIELRLPLPVSMFEQVKVHLHNEVQAFDSVLRGTVRETFEDDTVFSRLDIELHNRISSFDLTALENAGLRDKPVKGPVWI, encoded by the coding sequence ATGTCTGACAATACCCATTATGACCGCCAAGCGATCAACTCAGTGCTGGACCGCGTGAACGAATTGCATTCGTTACCGCAGGTCGCCATTTCGATTCTTAATCTGACTCGCGATATCGACTACGACGTTCGCGAAGTCGTTGCTTGTCTGGAAAACGATCCTGGTTTAGCGGCTAAAATCTTACGGACGATCAACTCGTCGCGTTATGGATTGCGGCGCGAAGTCACGAATCTGCGGCAGGCCGTTGCGCTGCTCGGCCAGCGTTCGCTGCGTCTGGTCGCCATGACTTTTAGCCTCGTGGACGGTCTGTCACGCGGCTCCGCCAGCCGGTTGTGCCAAGAATATTGGCGGCGATCGATCAGCATGGCGACACTGAGTTCGCGACTGGCCAAACGGACCGAACTGTTGGATCACAACGACGCCTATTCGGGCGGATTGTTGGCCGATCTGGGCGTCCTGGTACTTGCACAAGTCAAGCAGGATGAATACGTCGACATGGCGTTAAAAACCCCACACGGTCCGGAGTTGTTGCGGGCCGAACAAGACAAGTACGGGTTTACACATGCCCAATTGGGGGCGCAGTTGTTAACGCGTTGGGGCTTCCCTGAAACGCTGGTTCAGTCGACACAGAATCATCACGACGACATCAACAACGACAATAAACTACAACTCGTGACACATGCCGGTTGCCTGATGGCCGAAGTGCTTTGGACGCCTGACTCGCCGCAATTTCCGGCTGCGCGCAAAGTACTGGAAGAACGATTTAACCTGACGACCGATGATATTATTGACTTGGTTGTCGGTACGAAGGCGGATGTGGAGTTCAATGCGGGACTTTTTGGCGTGACCATCGATGGCGAGATCGACATCGAAGCCATTCGTCAACGGGCGGCAACGAAACGCACCGAAGTCTTCGCCGAAACGGCTGCCGAACTCGCCAATCAGGCAACTCAGGATGAACAAGAGATCATCGATGCCGCCAGCACCACTGAGAAACGGCACCTGGGGACGATGGTGATTAAGCTGTATCGTGACAGTGACCCGATGCGGACGGGAATTATCTGTGAATTTGAGAATATTTCCCCCAGCCACATCGAACTGCGATTGCCGCTGCCGGTGAGTATGTTTGAACAGGTCAAAGTCCATCTGCACAATGAGGTGCAGGCATTTGATTCTGTGCTACGGGGCACAGTCCGGGAAACGTTCGAAGACGACACTGTCTTTTCGCGACTGGATATTGAATTGCACAATCGGATCAGCAGCTTTGATCTGACCGCCTTGGAAAATGCCGGCTTGCGAGACAAACCGGTCAAAGGCCCGGTCTGGATCTAA